ATCCTCGGCGTCGGACGCACTGCCAAAGCTGCAGTCGCCCAACTCGACCTCGACGACTGACCACACTCGTCCGATAAGGGACCGGCGACGAGCGCGCCCACGTTCACCCGGACGCTTCCGCGGTGTGGGCGTTGCGCAAGGTGCTCGGGTATGCGGGTCATGGTGAGTGGTCCTCGTTGGATTCGAGGAGCAATGCGCCGATGACGAGGACGACGCCGCAGGTGATGTAGGTGTCGGCGATATTGAAGGTGGCGAACCATCCGGTGTGGAAGTAGTCGGTGACCTTGCCGTCGAGAAGACGGTCGATGACGTTGGCGGCGGCGCCGGCGACGATCGCGGCGAGCCCGACGGTCTGGATCGGGTGACTGTCCGGTGCGGTACGCCACGCGAACACACTGATCGTGGCGGTGATGGCCGCGGTGGCGGCAAGAACGACGGCGGTGGGGAGTTGGTCGCCGAGACTGAAAGCGACCCCGGTGTTGTAGGTCAGGCGCAGTTGCAGCAGGCCGAGATCGACGGTCCGACCCCAGGAAAGAGTGTCGCGTGCAATCGGATCGACGACCAGCGCGATCGCAGCTAAGGCGACGGCGACCGCGACGAGGGTGCGGCGGCCGCGGCGCCACCTGGCTGAGGTCGAGGTGGTGGGCTCGGCGTAGGTCATGACCGAGTCCCGGCGATCGGTTCGCGCGTGATCGCCGAGGGTGTCGCTGCGGTGAGGGTTCGGGCGCGTCCGGCGCGGACGCCGTTGGCGATGACGACGATCTCGGCGACTTCGTGGACGAGGACGACCGCGGCCAGGCCGAGGACACCGAACAGGGCCAGCGGCATCAAGACGGTGATGATCGCCAGGGACAGGCCGACGTTCTGCAGCATGATCGTCCGAGACCGGCGCGCGTGGTGCAGCGCCTGAGGTAGGTGGCGCAGGTCCTCGCCCATCAGAGCGACGTCGGCAGTCTCGATCGCCACGTCGGTTCCTATTGCGCCCATCGCGATACCGAGGTCTGCGGTGGCGAGGGCGGGGGCGTCATTTACTCCGTCGCCGACCATCGCGGTCGGTCGCGCAGCGCGGAGGGTTCCGACGATGCGGGCCTTGTCCTCGGGGCGCAGGTCGGCGTGCACTTCGTCGATGCCGACGTCGGCGGCCAGGGCGCGGGCGGTGCGGTCGTTGTCGCCGGTGAGCATCGCGACCTGGTAGCCGTCGCGGCGCAGGCCGGCGATCACCTCGTGTGCCTCGGGGCGGAGTTCATCGCGGACGGCGACCGCCCCAATCACGGTTCCGGCGCGCTCGATCAGGACCGCGGTGGCGCCGGCACGCTGCATCCGTTCGATGTCGGCGGTGAGGGGGCCGGGGTCGATCCAGCCGGGTCGACCGAGCCGAACCGGTGCGCCGTCGATGCGGCCGGTCAGGCCCGCGCCGGTCACGGCATCGACATCGTCGGCGGGCACGTAGTGGCCGACGGCGGCGAGAATCGCTCGGGCCAGCGGGTGTTCGCTGCGGGCCTCCAACGCCGCGGCCACCGCGAGGACGTCGCCGCGGGTGGCGCCGTTAGCGGCGGCGACGTCGATCACGACGGGCTGGTTGCGGGTGAGAGTGCCGGTCTTGTCCAGCGCGACGGTGCGGATGCGGCCGAGTGCTTCGAGGGCGGCACCGCCCTTGACCAGGACGCCGAGCTTGGACGCGGCGCCGATCGCGGCGACGACCGTCACGGGGATGGCAATCGCCAGCGCGCACGGTGAGGCGGCGACGAGCACGACGAGGGCGCGTTCGATCCACACCCGCGGATCACCGGCGAGGCTGCCGACTGCGGCGATGACCGCGGCCGCGACCATCACGGCCGGGACAAGCGGCTTGGCTATCTTGTCGGCCAGGCGTTGCGCTTCGCCCTTGCGGGACTGCTCGGCCTCGACGATCCGCACGATCTTGGCCAGCGAGTTGTCTTGCGCGCCAGCGGTGACCTCGACCTCGAGGACTCCGGTGCCGTTGATCGACCCGGCGAACACCTCGTCGCCGGGACCGGCCTCGACGGGCACCGATTCGCCGGTGATCGCGGAGGTGTCCAGGGCGGTGCGTCCGGTGCGGATGACGCCGTCGGTCGCGATCCGCTCCCCGGGCTTGACGATCATGATCTCGCCGAGAGCGAGCTCGGCCGGCGGGACGGTCTCCTCGCGGCCGCCGCGGAGCACCGTGGCGGTGTCCGGGACCAGGGACAACAGGGCCCGCAGGCCGCGGCGGGTGCGGGTGACCGCGTACTCCTCGAGCCCCTCGCTGATCGCGAACAGGAACGCGAGCATGGCGGCCTCGCCGACCTCGCCGAGCAGCACCGCTCCGACGGCGGCAATCGTCATCAGCGTGCCGACGCCGATCTTGCCCTTGGCCAGCCTCTTGAGCGTGGACGGGACGAACGTGTAACCCGCCACGATCAGCGCGGCCGCCTCGAACCCCACAGCGAGCGCATCGGCTCCGCCGGTCACGCGAACGATCAGCGCCGCGACCAGCAGCACGCCGGCCGCGGCGGCGGCGCGGATCTCGGTGATGT
The sequence above is drawn from the Gordonia rubripertincta genome and encodes:
- the lspA gene encoding signal peptidase II, encoding MTYAEPTTSTSARWRRGRRTLVAVAVALAAIALVVDPIARDTLSWGRTVDLGLLQLRLTYNTGVAFSLGDQLPTAVVLAATAAITATISVFAWRTAPDSHPIQTVGLAAIVAGAAANVIDRLLDGKVTDYFHTGWFATFNIADTYITCGVVLVIGALLLESNEDHSP
- a CDS encoding heavy metal translocating P-type ATPase, whose translation is MSDACGCGHDEPRPEGEEEHEPEKLWHITEIRAAAAAGVLLVAALIVRVTGGADALAVGFEAAALIVAGYTFVPSTLKRLAKGKIGVGTLMTIAAVGAVLLGEVGEAAMLAFLFAISEGLEEYAVTRTRRGLRALLSLVPDTATVLRGGREETVPPAELALGEIMIVKPGERIATDGVIRTGRTALDTSAITGESVPVEAGPGDEVFAGSINGTGVLEVEVTAGAQDNSLAKIVRIVEAEQSRKGEAQRLADKIAKPLVPAVMVAAAVIAAVGSLAGDPRVWIERALVVLVAASPCALAIAIPVTVVAAIGAASKLGVLVKGGAALEALGRIRTVALDKTGTLTRNQPVVIDVAAANGATRGDVLAVAAALEARSEHPLARAILAAVGHYVPADDVDAVTGAGLTGRIDGAPVRLGRPGWIDPGPLTADIERMQRAGATAVLIERAGTVIGAVAVRDELRPEAHEVIAGLRRDGYQVAMLTGDNDRTARALAADVGIDEVHADLRPEDKARIVGTLRAARPTAMVGDGVNDAPALATADLGIAMGAIGTDVAIETADVALMGEDLRHLPQALHHARRSRTIMLQNVGLSLAIITVLMPLALFGVLGLAAVVLVHEVAEIVVIANGVRAGRARTLTAATPSAITREPIAGTRS